The genomic interval GGTCGGCGAGGCCGGACAGGCGCACCAGCTCGCCCTGGCCACGCGCGCCGCGCTGCTCCACCACGCTGGCGTGTGGGTGCGCCACGAGCACGCCGTCGCTGGTGAACAGGAAGGTCTCTCCGTGTGTCGACGGCGCCAGCGCGCGCACCACCTCGGACAGGACGTTGAGGTCGAAGTCGACCGTGAAAACGCCCAGGAAGCGGCCCTGGGCGTCGCGCGTCGGCGTCGCGAAGGTAATGCCCGGGATGCCCTGGTCGAAGAAGACGTAGGGATCGAGCCAGACGCCCGCGTCCGCGTTGCGAGCGGCGCTGAAGTAGGGGCGCGCCCGTGGGTCGTAGCCGTGGTCGTCGTTGACGCGGTCGAGCACCCACTCGGGCCCCTGATCGAGCGCGTACTCCTCGAGGCGCGTTCGTCCGTCCTCGGTGATCCAGCTCTGGTTCAGGCGCCGTTCGCCCGAGCCGAGCCGGTGCGCGCCCACGAAGGTCCCATCGACGCCGCCAAAGCCCACCCAGGAGAACGGCGGGTTTGCGTCCAGCACGGCGAGCAGCGTGCGAGAGAGCTGCGTGCGGTCATCGACCGTGAGCCCCAGACCGTCAGCTACGAGGCGCCGCGCGAGCTCACCCGCCGGCTCTGCGCGCGAGAGGTGCGCGCGCGTCTGCGCGACCGCTTGGTGCGACAGCCCGCGGAACACGTCGCGGGACAGCACCGTGACCGTGTCGCGAGCGAAGCGGTAGGAGCGGAGCGTCAGCGCCACCCCGGTCAACCCCGTGAGCAGAGGCAGCAGCACCAGCAGCAGCGCACGGAAGCTGAAAGAGGCCGGGCGGCCGCGCTCGCGCGGGCTCGAAGCATCACCCATGATGGGCCGAGTGTCGCAGACGCCCGCCGCAACGTGAAGCGCCAGACACGCCGAACTGCGGCGAGCGGTGCCCCGTACTCGTCGCGGACCCAAGGTCAGCACGGGGGCTCGCGGGGGCGTCCCTGGACGAGGGACGCCGGGACGCCGTTGGTGCGGTAGCGTTGCGGGATGCCGCACGCCCCCCACGCTCCCGTCGCGCGCCCTCCCCACGCCCATCCGTCGGCGCTGCCCGAGGCCCGGTCGCTCCCCTCCATCGCCATGCAGACGTCCTCCGTCGCGCGGGTGCCGCTCGCGGTTCGGGGCGCGGGCTTCGCTGCTCTCTTCGTCGTCGCGGTCACGGGGCCCCGCGACGCACGCGCACAAGACTGCCAGTGCGATCACACCGTCGCGCTCGACGCCACCGCGGTCGACGGACTGGCGCTCGGCTTCCAACCGGGGGACCGCGTCTGCGTGACCGCTGGCGAGCGCGAGTTCCTCCGCTTCCAGCACGTGCAAGGCAGCGCCGACGAGCCCGTGGTCATCCTCAACTGCGGCGGCCTCGTACGGATCCACAACACCACGCGCGCGTACGCGTTGGTGTTCGAGGAGGACTCGCGCTTCTTCCATCTCACGGGGACGGGTGACCCCGACCTCACCTACGGCTTCGAGGTCTCCGCGCCCGCGCGCGAGCCGTACCCCGGCGTCGGGCTGTGGCTGAACGGACGCTCGACCAACTACGAGGTGGACCACGTGGAGGTCCACGACACAGGCTTCGCCGGGGTCATGTCGAAGACGGACCCGTTCTGCGACGGGAGCGCCGACCAGGGGACCTTCACGCAGCGCAACGTGTGGCTACACGACCTCTTCGTGCACGACACGGGCGGTGAGGGCTTCTACATCGGGAGCACCCAGGCGAACGGCCACAGCATCCAGTGCAACGGGAGCCCGGTCGTCCACCAGCCGCACTTCCTCGAAGGCATCGCGCTCACCGACTCGCGCATCGAGCGCACCGGCTGGGACGGCGCGCAGATCGGCATGGCGCAGGCCGACTGTCTGGTGGCGCGCAACATCATCGCGGACGTGGGGCTCGAGCGCGTCGACCAGCAGAACCAGGGACTGCAGATCGGGAGCTTCTCCGCCTGCGAGATCCACGAGAACGTGCTGTTGCGCGGCCCCGCGAATGGCATCTTCATCATAGAGGCGGACGACACGTGGGTGCATGACAACGTCGTGGTGGACTTCGACGGGGACGCCATCTACGCGAACATGCGCGACCGCTTCACAGGCTCGCGCTATCGCTTCCACTTCAACACGCTCGTGAACGCGGGCGGCGCGGCGATGCGCGTGTTCGGACCGACCCTGGGACCGAGCGAGGCACGCTCGAACTTCGCGGTCGGCGCGGGCGACGGAATCTCGGCGGGTGGCGACG from Sandaracinaceae bacterium carries:
- a CDS encoding right-handed parallel beta-helix repeat-containing protein, which gives rise to MPHAPHAPVARPPHAHPSALPEARSLPSIAMQTSSVARVPLAVRGAGFAALFVVAVTGPRDARAQDCQCDHTVALDATAVDGLALGFQPGDRVCVTAGEREFLRFQHVQGSADEPVVILNCGGLVRIHNTTRAYALVFEEDSRFFHLTGTGDPDLTYGFEVSAPAREPYPGVGLWLNGRSTNYEVDHVEVHDTGFAGVMSKTDPFCDGSADQGTFTQRNVWLHDLFVHDTGGEGFYIGSTQANGHSIQCNGSPVVHQPHFLEGIALTDSRIERTGWDGAQIGMAQADCLVARNIIADVGLERVDQQNQGLQIGSFSACEIHENVLLRGPANGIFIIEADDTWVHDNVVVDFDGDAIYANMRDRFTGSRYRFHFNTLVNAGGAAMRVFGPTLGPSEARSNFAVGAGDGISAGGDVMWTAEGNVTVASASLARFVGGADYRLQQDSPARGEGVAVDTLTHDIDGYPRAMPPSAGAYEYRDPSVDVGVTLRDSGVPFDGGGDEGGCGCRVGPTRARTPHAAWLTALALVGVMRTRRRSR